A DNA window from Pleurodeles waltl isolate 20211129_DDA chromosome 12, aPleWal1.hap1.20221129, whole genome shotgun sequence contains the following coding sequences:
- the LOC138267870 gene encoding olfactory receptor 5M5-like produces the protein MGNETGGTDFILLGLTDRPELQTPIFVLFLLIYAVTVVGNVGIILVIILHSNLHTPMYFFLANLSFVDLGYSTCVVPKMLVNSATGSQTIYFHSCALQFYFFVSFVISEFYILVLMAFDRYMAICYPLHYTTRMSPRFCALLVVLSYAYGFTDSMTQTVLTFRLSYCGSREIHGFFCSDPSLLKLTCSDLRIKQTVLLMSAGFNLSITSLAIFVSYLFIISAILRIRSADARRKTFSTCSSHLMSVTVYYGTLFFMYLRPNSEQSVDQDKVATVFYSVIIPMLNPLIYGLRNRDVKEALKKQVHA, from the coding sequence ATGGGAAACGAAACTGGGGGCACAGATTTCATCCTGCTTGGACTCACAGACCGCCCGGAGCTGCAGACTCCGATTTTCGTCTTATTCCTTCTGATTTACGCCGTCACTGTGGTGGGCAACGTCGGCATTATTCTAGTCATCATTCTGCACTCAAATCTTCACACCCCCATGTATTTCTTCCTCGCAAATTTGTCCTTTGTTGATCTTGGTTATTCCACTTGTGTTGTCCCTAAAATGCTGGTGAACTCTGCCACCGGAAGTCAAACCATTTACTTTCACAGCTGTGCACTGCAGTTCTAtttttttgtgtcctttgttattTCAGAATTTTACATCTTGGTGCTCATGGCTTTTGATCGATACATGGCCATATGCTATCCGCTGCACTATACCACCCGGATGTCGCCCAGGTTCTGCgctctgctggtggtcctctcttatGCATATGGCTTTACAGACTCAATGACGCAGACCGTGCTGACGTTTCGCCTGTCGTACTGCGGCTCACGTGAAATCCATGGATTCTTCTGCTCAGACCCATCACTATTGAAGCTCACCTGCAGTGATCTCAGGATAAAACAAACGGTGCTCCTCATGTCTGCTGGTTTCAATCTCTCCATCACCTCTCTGGCCATATTTGTGTCCTACTTGTTCATCATATCAGCCATCCTCCGGATTCGATCCGCAGACGCGAGGCGCAAAACCTTCTCCACCTGTTCTTCACACCTGATGTCTGTCACCGTCTACTATGGAACCCTCTTCTTCATGTATCTGAGGCCCAATTCCGAGCAGTCAGTCGATCAAGACAAAGTGGCCACTGTCTTTTACTCAGTAATCATACCCATGCTGAACCCCCTCATCTACGGGCTGAGGAACCGCGATGTGAAGGAGGCCCTTAAGAAGCAAGTTCACGCATAG